From the Fusobacteriaceae bacterium genome, the window CCGTACAGATATTGCCGCTCGTCATTTTCCCCCAAAAAGACAATCAACGTCTCATCATGCCCGAGGGAAACGGCGTTTGTCATGATCCTGAGCTTGCTCACGAAGCGGTTGTGGCCGTCGTGGTCGCTGTTGAGGCCAAAGGAGAGCACGCCGCCGAAGCCTTCCTTCATCTGCCGGAGCGCCACGTCGTGGTTTTTGTGGGTCGCGAGCCCCGGCCAGGCCACAAAGCGCACCTGGGGCAGGCTCTGTAAAAATTCCGCGATCTTGTGGGCCGAGCGGTTGTGCTGGGGCATCCGCAGGGGCAAAGTGGCCGCGCCCCGCATGATGAGCCACGCGTTGAAGGGGCTGATGGCCCCGCCCAGATTCACCATGGCCTGCCCGCGGATTTCGTCGATCAGTTCCTTTTTCCCCAATACCGCGCCGCCCATGGCGTCGCCGTGCCCGTTGATGTATTTCGTGAGGCTCTCGATCGTGAGATCCGCCCCCAGTTCGTAGGGCCGCTGGTTGTAGGGGGAGGCAAATGTGTTGTCCACGGAAAGGAGCGCCCCCTTTTCATGGGCAACACGGGCGATGGCTTGAATATCGCTGATTTTGATCGTGGGATTGGAAGGCGTCTCAATGTGGACTAATTTTGTATTTGGTCGCATGGCCGCCCGGACGTTTTCCACGTCGCTTGAATCCACGAGGGTCTTTTCTATGCCGGATTTGGCGGGAAAGAGTTCGTTGATGAGCCGGTAAGCCGCGATATAGGTGGAATCCGACATCACAATATGGTCCCCGGCCTTGAGGAACGTGAAAAATACGCCGGAGAGGGCCGCGACTCCCGTAGCCAGCACGACGCAATCGGGCGTCCCGTGCAAAAGCGCCAGTTTTTCCTGCAAATAGCGCTGGTTGGCGCCGCCGTTCCGGGTATAGACGTTGCCGTCGGCCGTACTCCAGTTGATGTTGGACGGATCATAGGGAAGCTCATAGCTGTTTGCCATGGTAATGGGACGGCGAATAGCGCCGGTCTCCCGGTCAACTTCGTTGCCGCCGTGGACGGCCCGGGTCATGAAACCGAAGGAACCGTCGATTTTTTTGGGCATGTGTTTTCCTCCTGAATAATAGAATCCTCAAACGTAATTTTCCGTGAAATTCTCCGGAACTTATTCCTATAGTATCATTTTTGAAAGGAATTTTCAACAGAAAAGTAAAAAGCAGGCCCGTCGGCAAAAAAGGCCGGAATGTGAAAAAGGGCCGCCACGAAATGATTGAAAGCTTCATTTCGGGACAGCCCCGGAGGATTTTACTTTTCCCCGTTGTAGTAGTCGTAGAGCTTTTTGTAGGCGTGAGGCCAGGCCGGTTCCGTGGTCAGGCCGCCGATGGGGGTCGGGATCCGGGCCGCGCCCGCCTTGTGGGTCGCGATGACGCCGTCGATAAACGAACGGAACTGTGATTTCGGGACGGAAAAGGCGATCTCGTCGTCAGAGGTAAGCCCGAAGACCCGTTCGCCGCCGCCGGGAAGCGTGACATTGCACTTGTCCTGACTGTAGGGGACGGAGATCTCACTGCCGCAGCAGCCTCTCCCCGAAAAACGGGATTCCACATAGCCGCCCTTTTCGTAGATGGCGCCCTGCACCATGCGGATGATCTGCGCGCCGTTGCCGTAGATGATGATGACGTCGGGCTCGAAACTCGCCCTGTGGAGCGGGGCAAATACGATGGTTTCCGTATCTTTTACGGGCATTTGGGGCGTCGTGTCCTGCGTCACCTTTCCGGCCTCTAGGCTCCCCGTATAGAGGGGATATACGACGCTCCCATCCTTGATCATGTCGGGAACCTCCGCGTAGCCCAGGATAAACTGCGCCAGCGGGCAGGACTGGTCTTCCATGCTGTATTTCAAGACCGCGCCCAGCTTTCTGGCCATGGTGACGCCCTGGCAGATCGCGAGCCTGTGCCCGAAATCCTTGCGCGGAGACTTTGCCCGGATGTCGCCGGGGACCTCCTCCCCCTTTTTGTAGATTTTGAC encodes:
- a CDS encoding PLP-dependent aspartate aminotransferase family protein — its product is MPKKIDGSFGFMTRAVHGGNEVDRETGAIRRPITMANSYELPYDPSNINWSTADGNVYTRNGGANQRYLQEKLALLHGTPDCVVLATGVAALSGVFFTFLKAGDHIVMSDSTYIAAYRLINELFPAKSGIEKTLVDSSDVENVRAAMRPNTKLVHIETPSNPTIKISDIQAIARVAHEKGALLSVDNTFASPYNQRPYELGADLTIESLTKYINGHGDAMGGAVLGKKELIDEIRGQAMVNLGGAISPFNAWLIMRGAATLPLRMPQHNRSAHKIAEFLQSLPQVRFVAWPGLATHKNHDVALRQMKEGFGGVLSFGLNSDHDGHNRFVSKLRIMTNAVSLGHDETLIVFLGENDERQYLYGEEFHKGFFRLSVGLEDTEDLIADIRQALAAAGI
- a CDS encoding DUF169 domain-containing protein, which gives rise to VKIYKKGEEVPGDIRAKSPRKDFGHRLAICQGVTMARKLGAVLKYSMEDQSCPLAQFILGYAEVPDMIKDGSVVYPLYTGSLEAGKVTQDTTPQMPVKDTETIVFAPLHRASFEPDVIIIYGNGAQIIRMVQGAIYEKGGYVESRFSGRGCCGSEISVPYSQDKCNVTLPGGGERVFGLTSDDEIAFSVPKSQFRSFIDGVIATHKAGAARIPTPIGGLTTEPAWPHAYKKLYDYYNGEK